The genome window AAGGACGGCTACGGCGACATCTGGGAGATCCCCGGTCACGGCTGGCACGACAACGTGCTCAAGTGGGGCAGCCACATCACCTACTACCCGCCGGTCTATGACTTCGCCGCCGCGTCTCGGAACGCGAAGACGGTCGTCGAGTGCTTCGGCCAGGAGGGCCGCTGGCTTGAGCACGCCGTCGAGTTGGGCCTGCAGTACGTCAGCCTCGTGCAGCACCCGTGGTCGCTGCGCAAGTTTGACGAGAACCTGGCCACCACTGAGCTGCTGCTGATCCGGGCGCGCCAACTGGGGATGGAGTGCACCACCTACCTGTCCCTGTACCAGGAACTGGCCGCAGGCAAGTGACACAAAGAGGCAATAGCGTTGGGGGCGCAGGTCATCCCTGCGCCCCTGAGGATTCCTGAAGCAGCCTCCCGAACCTTGACGACTACCGGAGGTCCAGGCAGACGATCTCCTTGGTGTTCCGCACGATCAGCCTACCGTCGGAGAGAACCGGCGCAGTCCAGCTCTGCCCGCCCAGAGGCACGATGCGGGAAAGCTCCTGGTAACCATCCGGCACGGCCTTCGCCATGACCAGATCCCCCGCCTTCCCGTTCATCCCGATCAAGCACCCGTCGGCGACGATGAGGCCGCCCTTCTCAAACCCCTTCTGCCGCCACACGCAAGAGCCGTCCTGAGGGTTCACGCAGACCATGTCGCCGGGGTCCGTGATGGCGTACACGTAACCGTTGTACACCACGGGGGAGTTGAACTGGGCCTGGATTTCCTTGCTGCTCCAGACTGCAGTGGCGCCGTCCGGACCGACCTTCAGCAGCGCACAGCCGTGGTTGTAGCCGCTGGTGACGAACACGTAGGAGCCGATCACGATCAACTGCGGGGCGTTGACGTCGTAGGAGGTCTTCCAGGGGTAGCTCCACAGCAGCTTCCCGTCGGTCGCGTCACAGCCGATGGCGTTGGCGGCGGTGAAGAGCAGGTACTGCTTGCGACCGTCGATGGTTGTGACTACCGGTGTCGAGTAGCCGGGGACGTCGCTGTTGCCGCCCGACAGGATCTTCTCGCCGGTCGCCTTGTTGAGCACCAGCAGGCTTCCCCCGTCGCCTCCGGGCATCACGATCAGGCGGTCACCGTCGATCTTCGCCGACATGGAGTAGTCCCACTGTGGCTTCTTGCCGTGGAAGTCGGCGATGAGGTTCTTGGCCCATACCTTCTCACCGGTGTCGGCCTTGAGGCAGTGGACCCAGCCCATGCGCGAGATGGTGTACAGCATACCGTCTGAGTAGACGGGAGTGGACCGCGAGAAGCCGTAGTTGTTGCGGTCGGTGTCGTCGTAGGCAAACCGCCAGGCCTCTTCCCCCGTGTCGAGCTTGAGGGCGCGGACGATGTCCTGCTTGCCCTCATGATCGATCACGTACACGAGGCCCTTCGCGACGGAAGGCCC of Armatimonadia bacterium contains these proteins:
- a CDS encoding PQQ-binding-like beta-propeller repeat protein; the protein is MHGRLPLLLALACVAATCTALAADWPQFRGPNADGIAPDTGLNKDWAQKPPKVLWRLPLGDGGYAGPSVAKGLVYVIDHEGKQDIVRALKLDTGEEAWRFAYDDTDRNNYGFSRSTPVYSDGMLYTISRMGWVHCLKADTGEKVWAKNLIADFHGKKPQWDYSMSAKIDGDRLIVMPGGDGGSLLVLNKATGEKILSGGNSDVPGYSTPVVTTIDGRKQYLLFTAANAIGCDATDGKLLWSYPWKTSYDVNAPQLIVIGSYVFVTSGYNHGCALLKVGPDGATAVWSSKEIQAQFNSPVVYNGYVYAITDPGDMVCVNPQDGSCVWRQKGFEKGGLIVADGCLIGMNGKAGDLVMAKAVPDGYQELSRIVPLGGQSWTAPVLSDGRLIVRNTKEIVCLDLR